A genome region from Phalacrocorax carbo chromosome 27, bPhaCar2.1, whole genome shotgun sequence includes the following:
- the LOC135317925 gene encoding aquaporin-2-like isoform X1, producing the protein MVTLCPQELRSGRFWRGVLAEASATLIFVGVVLGASATPGPLAPALAGGLVAGGLACTLGAPQANPALTLALLCTRKLGALRGAAGLLAQCAGAVLASAAARRVLPDDASLVTRVSVAGTAGQALAWETFATFQLALAAFAAANGAAPQGGLVLGSAVAAGALAAGPFSGGSMNPARSLGPAIVTGIWDDHWVYWLGPVLGAVLAGLAYEFVFAPGASREKLGACLACRDVALVETTSPSRSSPSARGPPVPLAERGQDMA; encoded by the exons ATGGTCACCCTGTGCCCCCAGGAGCTGCGGAGCGGGCGCTTCTGGCGGGGAGTGCTGGCGGAAGCATCAGCGACGCTCATCTTCGTGGGGGTGGTGCTGGGTGCCTCGGCGACCCCCGGGCCCCTGGCACCAGCGCTGGCCGGGGGGCTGGTGGCCGGGGGGTTGGCCTGCACCCTCGGGGCACCCCAGGCCAACCCGGCGCTcaccctggccctgctctgTACCCGCAAGCTGGGCGCCCTGCGTGGGGCCGCCGGGCTCCTGGCCCAGTGTGCTGGGGCCGTGCTggcctccgccgccgcccgccgggtGCTGCCGGACGACGCCAGCCTCGTCACCAGG GTGAGCGTGGCGGGGACGGCGGGGCAGGCCTTGGCCTGGGAGACCTTTGCCACCttccagctggcactggctgcctttgctgctgccaaCGGGGCGGCCCCCCAGGGCGGGCTGGTCCTGGGCAGCGCTGTGGCCGCCGGCGCCCTGGCCGCG GGGCCGTTCTCGGGGGGCAGCATGAACCCAGCACGCTCGCTGGGGCCAGCCATCGTCACTGGCATCTGGGACGACCACTGG GTATACTGGCTGGGCCCGGTGCTGGGCGCAGTGCTGGCCGGGCTCGCCTACGAGTTTGTCTTCGCCCCCGGTGCCTCCCGGGAGAAGCTGGGTGCCTGCCTTGCCTGCCGGGATGTGGCACTGGTGGAGACCACCAGCCCATCCCGCTCATCGCCTTCTGCCCGCGGTCCCCCGGTCCCCCTGGCCGAGCGGGGCCAGGACATGGCCTGA
- the LOC135317924 gene encoding lens fiber major intrinsic protein, with amino-acid sequence MRELRSSSFWRAILAEFLGSFLYALLGLGASLRWAPGPPSVLGAALAFGLAQATLVQALGHVSGGHVNPAITLGFLLASQLSLPRALGYLLAQLLGALAGAGVLYGVTPAPIRGTLGLSALHPSVGLGQGTVVELLLTAQFVLCVLASFDDRHDGRPGSAALPIGFSLTLSHLFGIHYTGAGMNPARSFAPAVITRNFTNHWVYWAGPLLGAALGAVLYEFALCPRPRSLAERLAALKGEPPAAEPPPEPPAEPLELKTLELKTQGL; translated from the exons ATGCGGGAGCTGCGCTCGTCCTCCTTCTGGAGGGCCATCCTGGCCGAGTTCCTGGGCAGCTTCCTCTAtgccctgctggggctgggggcctcCCTGCGCTGGGCCCCAGGCCCCCCCAGCGTCCTGGGGGCCGCCCTGGCCTTCGGGCTGGCCCAGGCCACCCTGGTGCAGGCTCTGGGCCATGTCAGCGGGGGCCACGTCAACCCAGCCATCACCCTGGGCTTCCTGCTGGCCTcgcagctctccctgccccgCGCCCTGGGCTACCTCCTGGCCCAGCTGCTGGGCGCCCTGGCCGGGGCCGGCGTGCTCTACGGGGTGACGCCAGCCCCCATCCGCGGCACCCTCGGCCTCAGCGCG CTGCACCCCAGCGTGGGCCTGGGCCAGGGCACAGTGGTGGAGCTGCTCCTGACCGCCCAGTTCGTCCTCTGCGTCTTGGCCAGCTTCGATGACCGCCACGACGGGCGCCCGGGCTCGGCCGCATTGCCCATCGGCTTCTCCCTCACCCTGAGCCATCTCTTTGGG ATCCACTACACGGGCGCTGGCATGAACCCCGCACGCTCCTTCGCCCCCGCCGTCATCACCCGCAACTTCACCAACCACTGG GTGTACTGGGCGGGCCCGCTGCTGGGCGCGGCGCTGGGCGCGGTGCTGTACGAGTTCGCGCTGTGCCCGCGGCCGCGCAGCCTGGCCGAGCGCCTGGCCGCCCTCAAGGGAGAGCCGCCCGCCGCCGAGCCGCCGCCCGAGCCGCCGGCCGAGCCGCTGGAGCTGAAGACGCTGGAGCTGAAGACGCAGGGCCTGTag
- the LOC135317925 gene encoding aquaporin-2-like isoform X2, producing the protein MAIGEELRSGRFWRGVLAEASATLIFVGVVLGASATPGPLAPALAGGLVAGGLACTLGAPQANPALTLALLCTRKLGALRGAAGLLAQCAGAVLASAAARRVLPDDASLVTRVSVAGTAGQALAWETFATFQLALAAFAAANGAAPQGGLVLGSAVAAGALAAGPFSGGSMNPARSLGPAIVTGIWDDHWVYWLGPVLGAVLAGLAYEFVFAPGASREKLGACLACRDVALVETTSPSRSSPSARGPPVPLAERGQDMA; encoded by the exons GAGCTGCGGAGCGGGCGCTTCTGGCGGGGAGTGCTGGCGGAAGCATCAGCGACGCTCATCTTCGTGGGGGTGGTGCTGGGTGCCTCGGCGACCCCCGGGCCCCTGGCACCAGCGCTGGCCGGGGGGCTGGTGGCCGGGGGGTTGGCCTGCACCCTCGGGGCACCCCAGGCCAACCCGGCGCTcaccctggccctgctctgTACCCGCAAGCTGGGCGCCCTGCGTGGGGCCGCCGGGCTCCTGGCCCAGTGTGCTGGGGCCGTGCTggcctccgccgccgcccgccgggtGCTGCCGGACGACGCCAGCCTCGTCACCAGG GTGAGCGTGGCGGGGACGGCGGGGCAGGCCTTGGCCTGGGAGACCTTTGCCACCttccagctggcactggctgcctttgctgctgccaaCGGGGCGGCCCCCCAGGGCGGGCTGGTCCTGGGCAGCGCTGTGGCCGCCGGCGCCCTGGCCGCG GGGCCGTTCTCGGGGGGCAGCATGAACCCAGCACGCTCGCTGGGGCCAGCCATCGTCACTGGCATCTGGGACGACCACTGG GTATACTGGCTGGGCCCGGTGCTGGGCGCAGTGCTGGCCGGGCTCGCCTACGAGTTTGTCTTCGCCCCCGGTGCCTCCCGGGAGAAGCTGGGTGCCTGCCTTGCCTGCCGGGATGTGGCACTGGTGGAGACCACCAGCCCATCCCGCTCATCGCCTTCTGCCCGCGGTCCCCCGGTCCCCCTGGCCGAGCGGGGCCAGGACATGGCCTGA